In one Rugosibacter aromaticivorans genomic region, the following are encoded:
- the rfbH gene encoding lipopolysaccharide biosynthesis protein RfbH, which produces MSAANLCQPGTIHVYKVPFVDAQGAKPRPVLITSGPNSKGDVMGIPGSSKIEQWDEQDQIVINPDDLQKGQLDKPTVFPVSKQMVFSPRFFCGEIGTISAKALEKTQRMIVAYQVGQFYTSVNQPKVFIPGSTPVPPSGKVIGAEELKNMVEASLDGWLTTGRFNTEFEQKLAAFIGVKYLITVNSGSSANLVAFSTLTSPKLGERAIKPGDEVIGVAAGFPTTVNPILQFGAVPVFVDVDRLTHNIDASKIEAAISPKTKAIMLAHSLGNPFNLDVVTALCKKHNLWLIEDCCDALGSTYRGQMVGTFGDIATLSFYPAHHITMGEGGAVFTNNPKLKLIAESFRDWGRDCYCPPGKDNTCGKRFGWKLGGLPEGYDHKYTYSHLGYNLKITDMQAACGLAQLDKAPQFIQARKDNFAFLKARLKDCEEFISLPEATEHTDPSWFGFPITLKENCPVTRLELLTYLDQNKIGTRLLFAGNLTRQPYMVGRNYRVSGELTNTDNVMNNTFWIGVQPSLTREMLEFSASKIENYLGVNF; this is translated from the coding sequence ATGTCCGCAGCTAATCTGTGCCAACCAGGAACAATCCACGTTTACAAAGTCCCTTTTGTTGATGCCCAGGGAGCCAAGCCGCGTCCTGTATTGATTACCTCCGGACCCAACAGCAAGGGCGACGTGATGGGCATCCCGGGTAGTTCAAAAATCGAGCAATGGGATGAACAGGATCAGATCGTGATCAACCCGGATGATCTGCAGAAAGGGCAACTCGACAAACCGACCGTATTCCCTGTCAGTAAACAGATGGTTTTTTCTCCACGTTTTTTTTGCGGGGAGATTGGCACGATTAGCGCCAAAGCCCTGGAAAAAACCCAGCGCATGATCGTGGCCTATCAGGTTGGCCAGTTTTATACATCGGTCAATCAGCCAAAGGTTTTCATTCCGGGCAGCACCCCAGTCCCGCCTTCCGGTAAGGTCATCGGTGCCGAAGAGCTCAAGAACATGGTTGAAGCGTCGCTTGACGGTTGGCTCACCACGGGCCGCTTCAACACCGAGTTCGAGCAAAAGCTCGCCGCCTTCATCGGCGTCAAGTATTTGATCACGGTTAACTCCGGCTCATCGGCTAATCTGGTCGCATTCAGCACACTCACTTCCCCTAAGCTGGGCGAGCGGGCCATCAAGCCGGGCGATGAAGTCATCGGCGTAGCGGCGGGCTTTCCTACTACCGTCAACCCCATCCTGCAGTTTGGCGCGGTGCCGGTGTTTGTGGATGTGGATCGCCTCACCCACAACATCGACGCCAGCAAGATTGAAGCCGCCATTAGCCCGAAAACCAAAGCCATCATGCTGGCGCACAGCTTGGGCAACCCGTTCAACCTGGATGTCGTCACCGCCCTGTGCAAAAAACACAATCTATGGCTGATAGAAGACTGTTGCGACGCACTGGGCAGCACTTATCGCGGCCAGATGGTGGGCACGTTTGGCGACATTGCCACCTTGAGCTTTTATCCGGCGCACCACATCACCATGGGCGAGGGCGGTGCTGTATTCACTAATAATCCCAAGCTTAAATTGATTGCAGAAAGCTTTAGGGACTGGGGTCGTGACTGCTATTGCCCACCCGGCAAAGACAACACCTGTGGCAAACGGTTTGGCTGGAAACTGGGCGGTCTGCCCGAAGGTTACGACCACAAATACACCTACAGCCACCTGGGCTACAACCTCAAAATCACCGACATGCAAGCCGCCTGTGGTTTGGCGCAACTGGACAAGGCGCCACAGTTTATCCAGGCCCGCAAAGACAACTTTGCCTTCCTGAAAGCACGTCTGAAGGACTGCGAAGAATTTATCAGCCTGCCTGAGGCAACCGAGCACACCGACCCCTCGTGGTTCGGCTTTCCGATTACCTTGAAAGAAAATTGCCCAGTCACTCGGCTGGAACTGCTGACCTACCTGGATCAGAACAAAATCGGCACTCGCTTGCTGTTTGCCGGCAATCTGACGCGCCAGCCTTACATGGTCGGGCGCAACTATCGCGTCAGTGGCGAGCTGACCAACACTGATAACGTGATGAACAACACCTTCTGGATTGGCGTACAACCCTCGCTGACGAGAGAGATGCTGGAGTTTTCGGCGAGCAAGATCGAGAATTATCTTGGCGTGAATTTCTGA
- the rfbG gene encoding CDP-glucose 4,6-dehydratase → MAIRQSAVEGVVLNPAFWKGKRVLLTGHTGFKGSWLSLWLQSMGAQVVGYALAPPTHPSLFEVANVEKGMTSIIGDIRDLAQLQAVFTEHNPEIVIHMAAQPLVRYSYQNPVETYATNVMGTVHVLEAVRNTPSVKAVVNVTTDKCYENKEWVWGYREDEPMGGHDPYSNSKGCAELVTSAYRRSFLQNKGVALASARAGNVIGGGDWAADRLIPDILRAFEANQPAIIRNPYATRPWQHVLEPLSGYLTLAERLYTDGPAFAEGWNFGPKEDDARPVQWIVEHLASLWRGGAAWQQDGDTHPHEANYLKLDISKVRARLGWEPLWNLTYSLGKVVEWHKAFNAKQDMRTITLEQISIYSKGAHQ, encoded by the coding sequence GTGGCAATCCGGCAAAGCGCCGTGGAAGGTGTGGTCTTGAATCCGGCATTCTGGAAGGGCAAGCGCGTCTTGCTGACCGGCCATACGGGCTTCAAAGGCAGTTGGCTGTCGCTCTGGCTGCAATCCATGGGGGCGCAAGTGGTGGGTTATGCGCTGGCACCGCCGACCCATCCCAGCCTGTTCGAAGTGGCTAACGTCGAGAAAGGCATGACCAGCATCATCGGTGACATCCGTGATTTAGCCCAATTGCAGGCCGTCTTTACCGAGCACAATCCTGAAATTGTCATTCACATGGCCGCGCAACCCTTGGTGCGTTATTCCTATCAAAACCCCGTCGAGACCTACGCCACCAATGTTATGGGCACGGTGCATGTGCTCGAAGCGGTGCGCAACACGCCAAGCGTCAAGGCGGTGGTTAATGTCACCACCGACAAGTGCTATGAAAACAAAGAATGGGTCTGGGGTTACCGTGAAGACGAGCCCATGGGCGGCCACGACCCCTACAGCAACAGCAAAGGCTGCGCCGAGCTGGTCACCAGCGCTTACCGCCGCTCCTTCTTACAAAACAAGGGCGTGGCCCTGGCATCCGCCCGCGCTGGCAATGTCATCGGCGGCGGTGACTGGGCGGCAGATCGTCTGATCCCGGATATTTTGCGGGCTTTTGAGGCCAACCAGCCCGCCATCATTCGCAACCCTTACGCTACCCGCCCCTGGCAGCATGTGCTGGAACCCCTTTCGGGATACCTGACCCTGGCTGAGCGTCTTTACACCGATGGCCCAGCGTTTGCCGAAGGCTGGAACTTTGGCCCAAAAGAGGACGATGCTCGCCCGGTGCAATGGATTGTTGAACACTTGGCCAGCCTTTGGAGAGGGGGTGCGGCTTGGCAGCAAGATGGTGATACCCATCCGCACGAAGCCAACTACCTTAAACTGGATATATCCAAAGTGCGCGCCAGGCTTGGCTGGGAGCCGCTTTGGAATCTTACTTACAGTTTGGGTAAAGTGGTCGAGTGGCACAAGGCGTTTAATGCCAAGCAAGACATGCGTACTATCACGCTAGAACAAATTTCCATTTACAGTAAAGGAGCACACCAATGA